The Streptomyces sp. NBC_00659 genomic interval TGCCGCACGCCCTGGCACCGGACTCCCTGCCGTCATGCCCTGACACCCGACTCCCGGCCGGTACGCCCCGCCGGTACGCCCTGACGTCCCGACTCCCCGCTCCGGCCCTCGGACGGCACGTGGACGGCACGCGGACGGCACGTGGACGGCACGCGGACGGCACGTGGACGGCACGCGGACGGCACGTGGAGGGGATGCGGACGACACGCAGAGGGCATGCGGACGCCATCCGAACGACGGCCGACCGACGGGTCCCACCCGTACCACTGGCACTTACTCTGCAGTAATATCCGCGGGCAGGCCCCCCGAGGAGGAACCGTGCCACGGCCCGAACGATCACCCTTGCTGCTCGCAGGCCTTCTGGCCACCGCGGGCGTCGCCCACTTCGCCGCACCACGGCAGTTCGACGCCATCATCCCGCGCGCTCTCCCGGGAGCGCCCAGGACCTGGACGTACGTGAGCGGCGCCGCCGAACTCGCCCTGGCGGCAGGGGTGGCACTCCCCCGGACGCGCAGGGTCGCCGCGCTCGCCACCGCCGCGTTCTTCGTCGGGGTCCTCCCCGCCAACGTCAAGATGGCCGCGGACTGGCGCGACCGCCCCGCGCCCCTCAGGGCGGCGGCCCTGGCACGGCTCCCGCTCCAGGTGCCGCTCGTACTGTGGGCGCGCCAAGTCGCCCGGTCCGGAAAGGGACAGTCATGACATCTCAGGTGAACGTGGGCGACAAGGTCGAGGACTTCGCGCTGCCGGACGAGACCGGGGCGACGCGGAGCCTGTCCGAGCTGCTGGCCGAGGGGCCGGTGGTGCTCTTCTTCTATCCCGCGGCCCTCACCTCCGGCTGCACCGCCGAGGCCTGCCACTTCCGCGATCTGGCCACCGAGTTCACGGCCGCCGGCGCGCGGCCGGTCGGGATCAGCGGTGACGCGGTCGACCGGCAGCAGGAGTTCGCCGACCGTCACACGCTCGGCTTCCCGCTGCTGTCCGACGTCGACGGAGCCGTGCGGGAGCGGTTCGGGGTGAAGCGGGGCTTCTCGCTCGCCCCCACCAAGCGGGTCACCTTCGTCATCGCGAAGGACCGCACCGTCCTGGAGGTGGTCCGCAGCGAACTGCGCATGAGCGCCCACGCCGACCGCGCTCTGGCCGCGCTGCGCGAGCACAAGGGCTGAGAGGTCCCGGGGCGCCTCGCGCACGGCCCCTGTACGGAGTGAACGGGCCCCACCCCTATGCGGATGGAGGGCGGGCCCCGTTCACTGTGCCCCATTCTCGGTACGGCCCGTGTCCGCCGACAGGGAGTGCGACCCGGTGACGTGGGGGACACCGGACACACCCCGTGCGCGCCGCGCGCCTCCCGTGTGCGCCCGCGCGCGAACGCCCGCCCTGCCTTGCCCAAGCGCCCGCCCTGCCCGAGCGAGGCCCGCCGCCCCCGCGCACCGCCGTCCCCCGACCGGCACCCTGCAGCCGGCACCGCTCGCGAGGCGGCCTGTC includes:
- a CDS encoding DoxX family protein; translation: MPRPERSPLLLAGLLATAGVAHFAAPRQFDAIIPRALPGAPRTWTYVSGAAELALAAGVALPRTRRVAALATAAFFVGVLPANVKMAADWRDRPAPLRAAALARLPLQVPLVLWARQVARSGKGQS
- a CDS encoding peroxiredoxin — encoded protein: MTSQVNVGDKVEDFALPDETGATRSLSELLAEGPVVLFFYPAALTSGCTAEACHFRDLATEFTAAGARPVGISGDAVDRQQEFADRHTLGFPLLSDVDGAVRERFGVKRGFSLAPTKRVTFVIAKDRTVLEVVRSELRMSAHADRALAALREHKG